The segment GATCATATATCACTTATGTTTTAGTTATGAATGAGATGAATGGCCAAGAGGGATTGCCAGTAGTCAATATGAATGTTATTATTTTGAAACCTTCTTTATTGCATATTGATCAGCTCATACGCTATCTATGCTTCCTTATGACTCTCAACCatgtacagtcaggtccataattgttggcacccttgataaaattgagcaaaaaagactgtataaaataaataatacaaatactgagctatattgtatgctcaaaaaaaATTGGGAAATTGGGAAGTTATATTattacaattgctcagagaaagacaaTCTGTTTAACAAGTCATATTttgcaaaatagccccataacatcaaatatgTTTTACAGTAGGTAAGCAAATCAAATCTAAATTAAAATcaaaaataatatttaatttgtcacatgctttgtaaacaacaggtgtatactaacagtgaaatgcttacttactggcatttcccaacaacacagagagaaaatagaaacgtaatagaaagataataacacaaggaataaatacacaatgaataacgataactttgctatatacacggggtaccagtaccgggtcgatgtgcaggggtaagaagtctggccctcctgtagctcagttggtagagcatggtgcttgtaacgccagggttgtgggtttgattcccacggggggccagtatgaaaaatgtatgcactcactaactgtaagtcgctctggataagagtgtctgctaaatgactaaacatttttttaaagtcATTGGCTAGAGtctctgacaatttttagggccttcctctgacaccggtagagaggtcctgaatggcagggcgctcagccccagtgatgtactgggccataacGCACTACCCTCTTTAGCGCCTTgcggaggatctgagggcccatgccaaatattttcagcctcctgaggtggaagaggcattgtcgtgccttcttcacaactgtgttggtggtgtggaccttgttaattccttagtgatgtggacaccaaggaacttgaacctctcgaacccgctccactacagccccttcgatgTGGATAGGGTCGTGCTCGTCCCTCCATTTTGTggagtccacgatcagctcctttgtcttgctggcgctgagggaaaggttgttatcgtggcaccacactgccaggtcactgacctcctccctataggctgtctcatcgtcattggtgatcaggcctaccaccgtcgtgtaattagtaaacttaatgatggtgttggaatcgtacGTGGCCACACAATCTTGGGTGAACAGAGagtgcacccctgaggggctcccatgttgagggtcagcgtggcagaagTGTTGTTGccaaccctcaccacctgggggcagcccatcaggcagtccaggatccagttgcagagggaggtgttcagtcccagggtcctgagcttagtgatgagcttggagggcactatggtgttgaactctgagctgtagtcaatgaacaacattctcacataggtgttcctcttatccaggtgggagagagcagtgtggagtgcaatagagattgcgtcatctgtggatctgttggggcgttatgcgaatgggagtgggtccagggtgtcagggatgatggtgttgatgtgagccatgaccagcatttcattgctacagatgtgagtgctatggggcgatagccATTTAGACatgttaccttggcgttcttgggcacaaggactatggtggtctgcatataggtattacagacagggtcagggagaggttgaaaatgtctaaagacacttgccagctgatcagcgcatgctccgagtacgcgtcctggtaatccatctggccccacgtccttgtgaatgttaacctgtttaaaggtcttactcacatcggcaacGGAGTGCGacatcacacagtcatctggaacagctgttgctctcatgcatggttcagtgttgcttgccttgaagcgagcacagaaggcatttagcttgtttGATATGCTTGCGTCACTAGGCAGcttgtggctgggtttccctttgtaattgtgatagtttgcaagccctgccacatccgagcAGAGTCAGAGCCAGCGTAATAGGATtggatcttagtcctgtattgacgcttttccTGTTTGATAGCTCGTCGGtggtcgtagcgggatttcttataagcgtctgtatttgtgtcccgctccttgaaagcggcagctctagcctttagctcagtgcggatgttgcctgtaatccatggcttctggttgggatatgtacgtacggtcactgtgggggcggCGTCATCAAtgtacttattaatgaagccactgatgtggtaaactcctcaatgttatcgctATCCACTGCAGCGCCATCTCATACATctaggtatggggttattttctgctttGCATCCTTATTTCGGCGCCAAACCCACCATtggctctattttcatgtcatctgaccatagcaccggttccaatccaagtgccaatgcagtTTTAGCAAATTCCAGgaatttacatttgttggataaCATGAAACTAGAGCTCTTTagccacacacaccagtggtgggatGGCGTCTAAATAAGTATGCaaagcagaaaataaccccatacctagATGTAAAatgtggtggtggatctttgatgttatggggatattttgcttccactggtcctggggcccttgttaatgtcaacggcatcatgaactttaaccagtaccaggacatttctgccaaaaacctgggtgcctctgccaggaggctgaaacttggccgcaagtggatcttccagcaagacaataacaccaaggacacatcaaaatccacattgaccacaaaatcaacatttttcaATGGCCAAATCAGTCTCCGGatttgaaccccattgaaaatctgtggcttGGATTGAGGAGGGCAGTCCATAAACGCAGACAAAGTACATCAAGGATCTGGatagattctgtatggaggaatggtctaagattaCTCCCAATGTGtcctccaatctcataaaacattttagaaaaaggctcagtgccgttatcctcgcaaggtgaggtatcgaaaggtattgaaaacaggagtgccaatcattttgacccatatctttttgagagaaaaaaatatgacatgttaaacaaaatctctttctctgagcaattgtattaacataaaataatataatttccccaatTTTttaagcatacaatatagctcagtatttgtataattgattttatacagtcttttttcctcatctatcaagggtgccaataattttgggcCTGACTGTATGTTTATGTATGTATGCCTATGTCTAGAGATATGGACTCACCTGTCCTCCAGTATGTAGGATAGGAATGTATAGGAATGTGTGTTTATGGCCCTATTAGCTCGTAGCTGTGTGTTAGACCAGCACAGGTCAGAGACTAGGGTCCATGCACTAAAAGAAACAGAACATGGAGAAAACAAGACAAATCTGACAACAAATCATAAGAAAACATAACAAAAATCTCCAATGATCaacatgaaaaatgaaatcataaTGATATTAAAACAACATTCATAAATCATAATGCAAGAAAAAGTACAAATGTGAACGGATTTCAAAACTAAACAGTAAGGTGCAGCCCCTTGTGCCAGAAATCACTGAGCTGTATTTACTATGTTTAACCACAGGGAGGCATTGCAGAACAAAAATAGGAGTGAATGGAAATAGCCTTAATCAATGGTCCATAGTGAGATATTCCCTACTCCTTTGAAGGTTTATGTTTCTGCTGGGGTATGTACATCTGATTCAAGATCTGTGGTTTGCTTCTGGATAACTACTCTCTCACTCAGTCAATAGGCCTACAATAAAGCTCTTGTTACTCTCTGCCCCTAACAGATCAAGGATCAGCCTTCCACAACCCAGTGCTAACCTTCACCATTATGAGCCAAACAACTAAACTGGCCCTGGATCATTGCTTAAAGATATagactacacacaaacacatattatATAATTGTTCTACATAGCCTACATACAAATCTGGTCTAAGTTGACTCATCCTCAGCCAGCCGAGACATACACTCCCCCAGGGTTAGCAGAGATATAAAGCCATATGAACATATTCTATATGCTTTGAAGATTGTGAGTGCGTCCGTGTGCATACACCAGTGTACACATTCCAGCCTACTGTATTTTGGTGTACGGCTGATGAGCACACATTCCATTCTGGGATCCTCTTTATTTggctctctctgtcattctctcactccctctctgtccccctcttctATCTGAGTATGCCATATCAAGCACTGCAAGCATGCTTGTGTCTTGGCTTGTGAGTGTCTAATAATAGCCTAAACAATGTATATGATACAAGCAGCAAAGCCATGAATGGGGCTAGTGGGAGTCTGGTCATATCAGATTAGTAAATACAGTACAccaagtttgtttgtttgtttgtttgtgtaaaGGTTGGAGTTGGCATACGTTAGGTtacgtttgtttgtttgtttgtttgtttgtttgtttgtttgtttgtgtaaaGGTTGGAGTTGGCATACGTTAGGTtacgtttgtttgtttgtgtaaaGGTTGGAGTTGGCAtacgtttgtttgtttgtttgtttgtttaaagGTTGGAGTTGGCATACGTTAGGTtacgtttgtttgtttgtttgtttgtttgtttgtgtaaaGGTTGGAGTTGGCATACGTTCggtttcgtttgtttgtttgtttgtttgtttgtgtaaaGGTTGGAGTTGGCATACGTTAGGTtacgtttgtttgtttgtttgtttgtgtaaaGGTTGGAGTTGGCATACGTTAGGTtacgtttgtttgtttgtttgtttgtgtaaaGGTTGGAGTTGGCatacatttgtttgtttgtttgtgtaaaGGTTGGAGTTGGCATACGTTAGGTtacgtttgtttgtttgtttgtttgtgtaaaGGTTGGAGTTGGCatacatttgtttgtttgtttgtttgtttgtttgtgtaaaGGTTGGAGTTGGCAtacgtttgtttgtttgtttgtttaaagGTTGGAGTTGGCATACGTTAGGTTACTGTCCCTTTTCGCACACAGCCTTGACCCCTTCCATTTACTTTACGGCACAAAGCAATCAATGCTTCAGTAACCCTACAGATCTCTTTACTTATTCAACTCTGTCATCGGGAGATATTCAGAAATCTCTGTCTTCCTCCATAACTATCATTCCTTGGCTATCTTCTCTGTCTACCCCTCACTTCTGTCTCCATTCCTCCTTATCTTcctttcctctatccctctctttctcttcctctctctctacctctgtccttccctttccctccctccctccctccctccctccctccctccctcccccatccctcccccctctctccgtcCTGCAGATGGAGAGGGCCTCACCCCTGCAGATGGAGAGGGCCTCTGAGTTGCTGCACTGCTCTATGAGCTGGTTGCAGCTCTCCACCATGGTCTCCAGCTGGACCTTGTCACACGAGACACCCAGGAACCTCGCCAGCTGCCCCACCAACGTCCCCaggtcctggagagagagagggggggggggagcaggagaggagaagagaagagaagagaagagaagagaagagaagagaagagaagagaagagaagagagagagagagagagagagagagagagagagagagagagagagagagagagagagagagagagaggagagggaaatgaGTCAACAGAAATTCATATAAAAAAGTAATTATATTTAGTCACCTCCAAAATGATTGGCATTTTACATGCGTGTTACCACATTTTTAcaccccagtgaaacaggaagccatggaaggccacaatacagttccttaaaggggcaatcagcagttgctacatccatttttggacttctgAATTcataatatgtacccattgataattcaagaatataacttataaatgcctcatgagtttagttcaactgtcgtaccccatcagaaaccaatatataaacttgttttactccgtttgtaaacaaagaaaatgtatacaaacactatatagcttcgaaacatgattaaaactataattttgatatcatggatggtcagtccttgcatccatagctttgtctatgaatttgagagtggttccatttctccagccccatccctcagctttttaccaaaactaGAGGCGGGGAaaccgctttgttattgtttctactgttGATTGCGCTTTAAGCTGAGACTACATTTAAAAAGTTGAATGTTAATgcagatttataaaaaatatatatctttaggggtgccaataattttgacacaTACGTATCTATTTGAGAAAACatattattacttgttaaacagaatctatttctctgagcaatataaaataataaaaatgttgTATAAAACATTTCAATATTTTTGGagtatacaatatagctcagtacttgtattatttattttatacagtcttttttgctcatctttatcaagggtgccaataatttaggaGGTGACTGTACCAAATGATCTCTTCTTATCACTCCCAAATGACCTATGAGCTAGAATCTGATAACGTCTTAATAATAGGGAGTATAGGGCGGGTTGCATTACTTTCTATTCTATACACAACCCAGGCACACCACTGTGACAAGTTAGTTGGGCTGTATTTATAGGGgggagtggggtaagttgagccaaaatataacaaaaatataaggcattatcgctgggatatgaggtaacagtgttaaaaaagtacaaagtgtttgttaggtgttaagcctgtgttaaaatatgcttaaaatgaCTAAAAGACAAAAGCGATTGTGTTGAATtttgtttgggaaataaagatagacatgctTTTAAAAAGGAAGTGGTAATATTTCAATCAGGACAGACATTTGTAGGCGGCTTAACATATCCTCTCCCACCCCGggtattgtcacaccctggctctgggactctatatgttgagccagggtgtgttcattcgatgtgttctgtttctttgtttgggtgttctaggttgtctgtttctatgtttgcctgtgtgactcccaatcagaggcaacgagtgtcagctgtcggctggttgtctctgattgggagccatatttaatctgtatgttttcccttgggtgttgtgggttattgttccgtgtcggtattgttaaccgtggacttcacgagtcgtgttttgttagtactttaattaaataaagtcatgtttgtttcacacgctgcgccttggtctactcactcctacgacgatcgtgacagaaaaacccaccaaaccaggaccaagcagcgtgtccaggaacacacgcaggaggtaacgctggtggatgtcctcctcggctgggggcagattacgaaggaggaggccgtccggtaccggagggcgatgaagggggagacccaggcaggagaggagcagcggcgtcagcagtgccatcgtcggacggacgagaggcacccccaagaattttttaggggggggcacacggcatgggcgactgggcagcaggaggctgccacagggcgaaataggagacgaggagagaaggccaccgggttacgggagccattggcgagaggagggaaggaagttgtagaggcacggcgagaggtactgaggtgtattgccagtccggtccggcccgttcctgatccccgtttaaggccagtggtgtgtgttcccagtacggtccggcctgttcctgctccacgcaccaagcctacggtgtgcgtcgccagccctgtccggcctgtccctgctccacgcaccaagcctacggtgtgcgtcgccagccctgtccggcctgtccctgctccacacaccaagcctacggtgtgcgtcgccagccctgtccggcctgtccctgctccacgcaccaagcctacggtgtgcgtcgacagcccagcccggcctgtccctgctccacgcaccaagcctacggtgtgcgtcgccagccctgtccggcctgtccctgctccacgcaccaagcctacggtgtgcgtcgccagccctgtccggcctgtccctgctccacgcaccaagcctacggtgtgcgtcgacagcccagcccggcctgtccctgctccacgcaccaagcctacggtgtgcgtcgacagcccagcccggcctgtccctgctccacgcaccaagcctacggtgtgcgtcgccagccctgtccggcctgttcctgctccacgcaccaagcctacggtgtgcgtcgccagccctgtccggcctgtccctgctccacgcaccaagcctacggtgtgcgtcgacagcccagcccggcctgtccctgctccacgcaccaagcctacggtgtgcgtcgccagccagcccggcctgtccctgctccacgcaccaagcctacggtgtgcgtcgtcagcctggtccagcccgttcctgccactcgcaccaagccaggggtgcgagtcgtcagcctggtccagcccgtttcctgccactcgcaccaagccaggggtgcgagtcgtcagcctggtccagcctgttcctgccactcgcaccaagccaggggtgcgagtcgtcagcctggttcagcccgttcctgctactcgcaccaagcccggggtacgagtcgtcagcctggtaaggcccgtcgctgctccacgcaccaagcctagggtgcgagtcgtcagtccggcacaacccgtgcctgggtcaacggtgccaattcaggtaccgctcaactgctccactaaggagctgaagcctaccgcccctgctacgtccagtccagctccagccagcggggccagaccggaccaggggcgctatggggggtttgttggagggtggtggtcaaggccggaggcagaaccaccgccgaggaggtatgcctgcccagccctcccctgttttgctttagttgaggggggggtactgtcacaccctggctctgggactctatatgttgagccagggtgtgttcattcgatgtgttctgtttctttgtttgggtgttctaggttgtctgtttctatgtttgtctgtgtgactcccaatcagaggcaacgagtgtcagctgtcggctggttgtctctgattgggagccatatttaatctgtatgttttcccttgggtgttgtgggtttttgttccgtgtcggtattgttaaccgtggacttcacgagtcgtgttttgttagtactttaattaaataaagtcatgtttgtttcacacgctgcgccttggtctactcactcctacgacgatcgtgacaggtatgaggtaagttgagccaagagactactttttttggacaagctatgttttcaaaactgtaatgtttacatgtaTTCTGATTTATATCCAGGGATACACAAAATCCTGAAATCTATGTAGaaatctttgttagaaagaatactatatttcccttgacggagtgatgctgaatgtaaaaagtGGCTCAACTTACTCCACTCTCCCGTACATCTTAGACAGAGTGGGGGGTTGAACTCTGATTCAGAACATCTGATTATGTCATCTAAGACACGTGTACAGATCCTTCTATGCATTATCTAGCGGTTATACATTGGAGTTTCATTTCCTTGCAATAAAGAGGCTGAATTTATGTTTGCCTATGTGGAAGGGGATAAACTGACCACAGTTCCTTTTTCTTTCTATAGAAACAGATGTTGTCTGTCACTTATATAAGACACTTGCTCAGCAAATACCCTTGACATacatgttacagtttttctcaatcgtGTACAAGTCATTTTTGGATCTGTGTTGAAACATATCGACAGCAGAACAGCAATGATCAAATGCTCAAATACATTTACAGAACTTCTGATCATTTTCTTGCCTTAGTACCTGACTTGCATATCTTAGACCAACTTTTGTCATCAGCGAATACAAAAGTCACTGTTAAGTGTTTTGTTCATAGAATATAACACATTGTTTTCGTTAGAAGCACACAAtgtgcttatttatttattttttatcaggaATAATATTTGTGTATGACATTGTTTGGTGTACTATGCATAAAAGGAGAGTAATAGCCCATCATTTTTCACCTTTGGATAGTTGTACTCCCAATTTTGATCATCATGATTTATTGACTGCAAAGAAAATGTATTGATCTAACTTGATTTTTAATAGACAGACTAACTTTCTGTTTTGTCTGCTTGGACTCAATAGATAAGTATGGTTGCGTTAATCATTTTGTAGGCAGTCGTGTTCTTTTGATCAATCTGAAATTTGTACAGTATAATATCGTTTTGATTAATGTATTTATGCTTTGAGAAGGCAACTACATTTTGAAAACCATTTACTGTTTTGCAAAAGGCCACAGAGTTCTCTCTCTTTTGAACTTTATTTTGGAAATCGACAACATTGTTCCAAAACAAATGCTTGTACgcgattgagaaaaactgtaacctgTTTACTTTCCAAGAAAGGTAGGCTTCATGAGCTACTTGCCCCCAACAGTGTCAATGCTGTAAATATGTTGTAACAGTGATATTCACTTTGAGTGATTGTGAATAAGATCACGTCTTGGAAGGCTTgctagtgtatatactgtataaataTTCATGTTTGCAAATGATCCCTAATAAGAACATGCTGTATGTCtgtgcgtgtgttgtgtgtgtgtgtatgcgagcATGAGAgaatgcatgtgagtgtgtgtgtgtttctgtgcaaTGCAGCCTTGAAGGGACCTTTGGAACAGCAAACAACACTATTGATTTGTCCTTCATTCTGCCCCAGTGAGAGTACAGTTACAGTTATGTTCCATAGACCGGAACTCTGGTTACCACGTAGCTCTGAGGGTGGTACGATTATCATAGGGGTTAGGTGGTATGGGTAAAGTTAGAGTGACATTGGTTTGGGATAGGATAGAGCAGGACCACCCAAAGTAGGGCCAAACTTGGCCTGCTAGAGGCTTCCAGAATTATCTTATGTATAATGGTGGGATTTTGCAACTCACTACTCACTGCACCATACCCACATTTTTGGGCACCTCTAGGATAGAGGGTGGAGGTTCTGGTAAGGTTTGGTGTTAGTTAGATCTATGGTAGATATTAGATATAGACgggtgatggagggagagagagagagggaggaagggagggaaagcAGTTTTTTACCTTGTACATGTCTTCATATTTCAGGAAGAGGACGTTTGAGTCCATGCGATGCTCCCAGAACTCCTGCACATGCTCAAACCAGGAGCCATATCCCACtatgagacagagagaaaaaggaggggggagagagagagaggtggagagagtttAGTGAGTTTCCCCAGGTGACTAGGCTTTCTCTTCCCTCTTCACGCAACCTGGCCTGATCAATTACTTATTGACTAAATACTGCCAGTTCTCCCTGTTAGCTACCCATTCCTCATAGTCCCAATTAAGAAAGGTAGTCCAGTGTTGACAGAGGACACATGTTGAATAGTGACACCCCCTGCACACCGGGGCGGGTGAACCCTGAACTCTGACACTCACGCTTGTCATTCATGAAGCGTCTGCAGAACTCCTGGAAGGTTCCGCGGTAGCTCATGGTCCTGAGGGAGCGGTGGAACTGGTAGTAAGACACCACAAGATCTTTAGGGTTCCTCGCCATGTAGATCACCTACAGGAGAACCACATAGAACCACATGGACAATTAGGATTGAATACATGGAAACATTATACAAACATTATACAAACTAATTGAAGTGTACTCTAACCTTGGACTCTCCATTATGCATGGCTGTAGGCAGGAAGCGGTAGGGCAGGTGGCTTTTGATCAGACGAGGAGACGTCAATTCCTGGGAAAACATAGAGGAAACGTCATCACAACATTGGGAACAGAGACGGTATAAAACAAGAAGCAGAAAAACACCTAATCCATGTGGTGGGCTGAGTGTTTTGGTTACCTTTACATGTCTGTTTTACAAGCAAGTATGTCAGGTTCAGGAAGTAGTAATACTCAGTGCTGTAGGCCTACCTGTATGATCTCTAGACCAGACTGAGGGTACTCCAGAACAGTAGTAATACTCTGTGCTGTAGGCCTACCTGTATGATCTCTAGACCTGACTGAGGGCACTCCAGAACAGTAGTAATACTCAGTGCTGTAGGCCTACCTGTATGATCTCTAGACCAGACTGAGGGTACTCCAGAACAGTAGTAATACTCTGTGCTGTAGGCCTACCTGTATGATCTCTAGACCTGACTGAGGGCACTCCAGAACAGTAGTAATACTCAGTGCTGTAGGCCTACCTGTATGATCTCTAGACCAGACTGAGGGTACTCCAGAACAGTAGTAATACTCTGTGCTGTAGGCCTACCTGTATGATCTCTAGGCCAGGCTGAGGGTACTCCAGAACAGTAGTAATAATCTGTGCTGTAGGCCTACCTGTATGATCTCTAGACCAGACTGAGGGTACTCCAGAACAGTAGTAATACTCAGTGCTGTAGGCCTACCTGTATGATCTCTAGACCAGACTGATGGTACACCAGAACAGTAGTAATACTCAGTGCTGTAGGCCTACCTGTATGAACTCTAGACCAGGCTGAGGGTACTCCAGAACAGTAGTAATACTCAGTCCTGTAGGCCTACCTATATGATCTCTAGGCCAGGCTGAGGGTACTCCAGAACAGTAGTAATACTCTGTGCTGTAGGCCTACCTGTATGATCTCTAGACCAGACTGAGGGTACTCCAGAACAGTAGTAATACTCTGTGCTGTAGGCCTACCTGTATGATCTCTAGACCAGGCTGAGGGTAATCCAGAACAGTAGTAATACTCAGTGCTGTAGGCCTGCTTGTATGATCTCTAGACCAAACTGAGGGTACTCCAGAACAGTAGTAATACTCAGTGCTGTAAGCCTACCTGTATGATCTCTAGGCCAGGCTGAGGGAACTCCAGAACAGTAGTAATACTCAGTGCTGTAGGCCTACCTGTATGATCTCTAGACCAGACTGAGGGTACTCCAGAACAGTAGTAATACTCAGTGCTGTAGGCCTACCTGTATGATCTCTAGACCAGACTGAGGGTACTCCAGAACAGTAGTAATACTCAGTGCTGTAGGCCTACCTGTATGATCTCTAGGCCAGGCTGAGGGTACTCCAGAACAGTAGTAATACTCAGTGCTGTAGGCCTACCTCTATGATCTCTAGGCCAGGCTGAGGGTACTCCAGAACAGTAGTAATACTCAGTGCTGTAGGCCTACCTGTATGATCTCTAGCCCAGGCTGAGGGTACTCCAGAACAGGAAGCTGCTCATCAATGTTCATCAGACCAATCTCATCTGGGTCCGCCCCCTGACTCACCAGATACACCACCTCCTGAAGGAGACTGGtacctgggagagggagagagaaaggtagaaaggagaaagagagaatcaaGAGGAAAGTGTAAATGGGTAGTTGTTTGTTAAAATGTAAAATTACACCAATGAGGGACATAGTCACAGCCCAAACTACACCATTATACTGC is part of the Coregonus clupeaformis isolate EN_2021a chromosome 28, ASM2061545v1, whole genome shotgun sequence genome and harbors:
- the LOC121542558 gene encoding sulfotransferase 4A1, which produces MAESEADTPSTPIEFESKYFEFDGVRLPPFCRGKMEEIANFSLRSSDIWIVTYPKSGTSLLQEVVYLVSQGADPDEIGLMNIDEQLPVLEYPQPGLEIIQELTSPRLIKSHLPYRFLPTAMHNGESKVIYMARNPKDLVVSYYQFHRSLRTMSYRGTFQEFCRRFMNDKLGYGSWFEHVQEFWEHRMDSNVLFLKYEDMYKDLGTLVGQLARFLGVSCDKVQLETMVESCNQLIEQCSNSEALSICRGRVGLWKDIFTVSMNDKFDTVYRQKMGKSDLTFDFGL